In a genomic window of Rhabdothermincola sediminis:
- a CDS encoding SDR family NAD(P)-dependent oxidoreductase → MADIGYDGKVAIVTGAGGGLGREHALELARRGARVVVNDLGGSVSGEGGDASPAEKVAAEINDLGGEAVANHDSVGTPEGGKAIVQAALDAFGTVDIVINNAGILRDKTFHNMTPDLLEPVIQVHLLGAFYVTQPAWVVMREKGYGRVVNTSSNSGLLGNFGQSNYGAAKMGLVGFTRVLANEGRKYNIKANAIAPVAKTRMTEELLGPVGDMLDPATVTPVVCWLASEACDVSGEVYSVAGGLVARFFIGLTPGYFKKDLTVEDVRDHWDEIRDTEGYIIPEGPNDELKKIFTILTEGKEGKVS, encoded by the coding sequence ATGGCAGACATCGGCTACGACGGCAAGGTCGCGATCGTCACCGGGGCGGGGGGTGGTCTCGGCCGGGAGCACGCGCTGGAGCTGGCGCGCCGGGGCGCCCGGGTGGTGGTCAACGACCTCGGCGGCTCCGTCTCCGGCGAGGGCGGCGACGCCAGCCCAGCGGAGAAGGTGGCGGCGGAGATCAACGACCTCGGTGGCGAGGCCGTCGCCAACCACGACAGCGTCGGTACCCCCGAAGGGGGCAAGGCCATCGTGCAGGCTGCGCTCGACGCGTTCGGCACCGTCGACATCGTCATCAACAACGCCGGCATCCTGCGGGACAAGACCTTTCACAACATGACCCCCGATCTGCTCGAGCCGGTGATCCAGGTCCACCTCCTCGGCGCCTTCTACGTCACCCAGCCCGCGTGGGTCGTCATGCGCGAGAAGGGCTACGGCCGGGTGGTCAACACGTCCTCGAACTCCGGCCTGCTCGGCAACTTCGGGCAGTCCAACTACGGCGCGGCGAAGATGGGGCTGGTCGGGTTCACCCGGGTGCTGGCCAACGAAGGACGCAAGTACAACATCAAGGCCAACGCCATCGCGCCGGTGGCCAAGACCCGCATGACCGAAGAGCTGCTCGGCCCTGTGGGCGACATGCTCGACCCCGCGACGGTCACCCCGGTGGTGTGCTGGCTGGCCTCCGAGGCATGCGACGTGTCGGGCGAGGTGTACTCGGTCGCCGGGGGGCTCGTGGCCCGGTTCTTCATCGGGCTCACCCCCGGCTACTTCAAGAAGGACCTCACCGTCGAGGATGTTCGCGACCACTGGGACGAGATCCGCGACACCGAGGGCTACATCATCCCCGAGGGCCCCAACGACGAGCTGAAGAAGATCTTCACCATCCTCACCGAGGGCAAGGAAGGCAAGGTCTCCTGA
- a CDS encoding 4Fe-4S dicluster domain-containing protein, translating to MSAFTNTATADTPGVAVSLRSRRGRVRPGADGPSMDRRQFVDRLAAMGATGLAAVLASGGVGGAVLGATRPAAAEAVTTGQKYRYGMVIDTRRCVGCKACMAACKTENVTPPGVSYTVVVEEHNEQAFDRPLFMTKPCFHCSNPPCTKVCPVSATFKREQDGIVVVDYDRCIGCRYCITACPYGARYFDFGEHYPATEPGQALAELPSPEYGQYRVRREGASPVGNVRKCTFCMHLQDAEGRYSKEEGRWPACAKTCTGHAIHFGDLNDPDSEVSILLRERQAVRLKEELGTEPNVFYLL from the coding sequence GTGAGTGCCTTCACCAACACGGCGACCGCGGACACGCCCGGAGTCGCGGTCAGCCTCCGTTCCCGGCGTGGCCGCGTCCGACCCGGTGCTGATGGCCCGTCGATGGACCGCCGGCAGTTCGTCGACCGGCTCGCTGCCATGGGGGCCACCGGGTTGGCGGCGGTGCTCGCCTCCGGCGGGGTCGGAGGTGCCGTGCTCGGCGCCACCCGCCCTGCCGCCGCCGAAGCCGTCACCACCGGCCAGAAGTACCGGTACGGGATGGTCATCGACACGCGGCGCTGTGTGGGCTGCAAAGCGTGCATGGCGGCCTGCAAGACCGAGAACGTGACCCCGCCGGGCGTGTCCTACACGGTCGTGGTCGAAGAGCACAACGAACAGGCCTTCGACCGCCCCCTGTTCATGACCAAGCCGTGCTTCCACTGCTCGAACCCGCCGTGCACGAAGGTGTGTCCGGTCTCGGCCACGTTCAAGCGGGAGCAGGACGGCATTGTGGTGGTCGACTACGACCGCTGCATCGGCTGCCGGTACTGCATCACGGCCTGCCCCTACGGGGCCCGGTACTTCGACTTCGGGGAGCACTACCCGGCCACCGAGCCCGGCCAGGCCCTGGCGGAGCTCCCGTCGCCCGAGTACGGCCAGTACCGGGTACGCCGGGAGGGCGCCTCGCCGGTGGGCAACGTCCGCAAGTGCACCTTCTGCATGCATCTGCAGGACGCCGAGGGCCGGTACTCGAAGGAGGAGGGGCGTTGGCCGGCGTGCGCCAAGACCTGCACCGGCCACGCCATCCACTTCGGTGACCTGAACGATCCCGACAGCGAGGTCTCGATCCTGTTGCGCGAACGGCAGGCGGTTCGCCTGAAGGAAGAGCTCGGGACCGAGCCCAACGTCTTCTACCTGTTGTGA
- the arsD gene encoding arsenite efflux transporter metallochaperone ArsD, with translation MTVIEVFDPAMCCSTGVCGPSPDPVLATFTADLDWLAARGVEVRRFNLSQEPGAFVQRPAVQHLLTRDGEQALPIVVLDGEVRSSGRYPSRGELAGWAGVEAVEAVGVWSDAVAELVAVGAAVGANCEPCFKYHYDKARKFGVTNEELVAAVRTAQAVKDTPARAMLSLAARLLRVDAAAFGSPLAPASAPADEPTTETPDNGGSCCGSDEPVAIGATPGTGSAGASVTVPPAGDDGPGIPASGEPTGSGCCG, from the coding sequence ATGACGGTCATCGAGGTCTTCGACCCAGCGATGTGTTGCTCGACCGGCGTGTGCGGTCCCAGCCCCGACCCGGTGCTGGCGACCTTCACCGCCGACCTGGACTGGCTGGCCGCCCGGGGTGTGGAGGTTCGCCGGTTCAACCTCTCCCAGGAGCCGGGTGCGTTCGTGCAGCGACCGGCGGTCCAGCACCTGCTGACCCGCGACGGTGAGCAGGCCCTTCCCATCGTGGTCCTCGACGGGGAGGTGCGCTCGAGTGGTCGGTACCCGTCCCGCGGTGAGTTGGCCGGCTGGGCGGGCGTCGAGGCCGTGGAGGCGGTCGGTGTGTGGAGCGACGCCGTCGCCGAACTGGTCGCCGTCGGTGCCGCTGTCGGCGCGAACTGCGAGCCATGCTTCAAGTACCACTACGACAAGGCCCGCAAGTTCGGCGTGACCAACGAGGAGCTGGTCGCAGCGGTGCGCACGGCCCAGGCGGTGAAGGACACTCCTGCCCGGGCGATGCTGTCGTTGGCCGCCAGGCTGCTGCGGGTGGACGCCGCCGCCTTCGGCTCCCCGCTGGCTCCCGCCTCGGCGCCAGCCGACGAGCCCACCACGGAGACGCCCGACAACGGCGGGAGCTGCTGTGGGTCCGACGAGCCCGTGGCGATCGGTGCCACCCCTGGGACCGGCTCCGCCGGTGCGTCGGTCACCGTCCCGCCGGCAGGCGACGATGGTCCCGGCATCCCGGCGTCGGGTGAGCCGACGGGCTCGGGTTGCTGTGGCTGA
- a CDS encoding ArsR/SmtB family transcription factor: MGGTRQVDGPGRDGCCAAPDLSGPPAEPAELDDEQLAGMAKALGHPLRVRILRLLVERRACVTGDLVAELPVAQSTVSEHLRILREAGLVQGEIEGPRTAYCVSPAGLAAFKHAVAGL, translated from the coding sequence ATGGGAGGGACGCGGCAGGTCGATGGCCCCGGACGGGACGGCTGCTGTGCCGCCCCCGACCTGAGCGGACCGCCTGCCGAACCCGCCGAGCTCGACGACGAGCAACTGGCGGGCATGGCCAAGGCGCTCGGCCACCCGCTCCGGGTCCGGATCCTGAGGCTGCTCGTGGAACGCAGGGCCTGTGTCACCGGGGACCTCGTCGCCGAGCTGCCGGTCGCGCAGTCCACCGTGTCCGAGCACCTACGGATCCTGCGTGAAGCCGGCCTCGTCCAAGGCGAGATCGAGGGGCCCCGGACCGCCTACTGCGTCAGCCCCGCCGGTCTCGCGGCCTTCAAGCACGCTGTCGCCGGGCTGTGA
- a CDS encoding ABC transporter ATP-binding protein, whose product MPSGSPSASAAAARTVEATKIYGTGDTEVHALDGVTVEFEAQRFTAIMGPSGSGKSTLMQCVAGLDNLTSGQVFIGDTELGALSERRLTRLRRDHVGFIFQAFNLVPTLNAIENITLPLDLAGRKVDREWLDSVIDTVGLRDRLRHRPSELSGGQQQRVAVARALVGRPTIIFGDEPTGNLDSRAGAEILGFLRRAVDSLSQTVVMVTHDPVAASHADRVVFLGDGRIVGELADPTPERVLDRLKRPSR is encoded by the coding sequence ATGCCATCGGGCTCGCCGTCGGCCTCCGCGGCCGCGGCCCGCACCGTCGAGGCCACCAAGATCTACGGAACCGGGGACACCGAGGTGCACGCGCTCGACGGGGTGACCGTCGAGTTCGAAGCCCAGCGCTTCACGGCCATCATGGGGCCCTCGGGGTCCGGCAAGTCGACGCTCATGCAGTGCGTCGCGGGGCTCGACAACCTCACCTCCGGCCAGGTCTTCATCGGCGACACCGAGCTGGGCGCGCTGAGCGAGCGCCGGCTCACCCGCCTGCGGCGTGATCACGTCGGCTTCATCTTCCAGGCGTTCAACCTGGTGCCGACCCTGAACGCGATCGAGAACATCACTCTCCCGCTCGACCTGGCGGGGCGGAAGGTCGACCGTGAGTGGCTCGACTCGGTGATCGACACCGTCGGGCTGCGCGACCGCCTCCGGCACCGGCCGAGCGAGCTGTCGGGGGGCCAGCAGCAGCGGGTGGCGGTGGCCCGAGCCCTGGTGGGTCGTCCGACGATCATCTTCGGCGACGAACCGACCGGCAACCTCGACAGCAGGGCCGGGGCGGAGATCCTCGGGTTCCTGCGCCGAGCGGTCGACAGCCTCAGCCAGACCGTGGTGATGGTCACCCATGACCCGGTCGCGGCCAGCCATGCCGATCGGGTCGTGTTCCTCGGTGACGGGCGGATCGTGGGCGAACTCGCCGATCCCACCCCCGAACGGGTCCTGGACCGTCTGAAGCGGCCGAGCCGCTGA
- a CDS encoding alkaline phosphatase family protein, translated as MATTEHSSRPATDEHLDAVARAEAALLDPALAHLVEMVLRQVDDDTYEAAAVDGRVRVRRRADGHGWSFEELAVEGRNPLADQRTDRFSPLDDERATPYPARTENAYPFAYEQLGQLFDHPAAPDLVAVHTAAHNWEDHGGHRGEHGSIDVVQARAPFVLAGAGVRQLGMVPRACRLVDVAPTVLTLMGAPLRRGIGLNGGERDDALLARQDGEPLVELIDSSSPPPAHVVGFLLDGTNANVLYDLVARGEAPNIARLMAMGTTLAHGAMSSLPTVTLPNHTTILTGAYPGHHGILHNAWWDRVKQAQLVTNSPATWVTAMDTLEPGVETLYQAVKRAFPGSVVVSINEPCDTGADYSIFDLMRRGEQIDRPPPAEELPHTSQMFVRPVKEYRWSSLIDHTATQQFAGIWSGHHRGRSWPLPRFTWVNFSLTDAAFHEGGPYSEIAAASLRDTDGRIGEVLAAVERAGVFDRTAFFLVADHGMEETDPSCTGNWAGALAESGVPHRDEAYGFVYVRP; from the coding sequence ATGGCCACGACCGAACACAGCTCCCGACCGGCGACCGACGAGCACCTCGATGCGGTGGCGCGAGCGGAGGCGGCACTGCTCGATCCGGCGCTGGCGCACCTGGTCGAGATGGTCCTGCGCCAGGTCGACGACGACACCTACGAGGCGGCCGCGGTCGACGGCCGGGTACGGGTGCGGCGCCGTGCCGATGGCCACGGCTGGTCGTTCGAGGAGCTGGCGGTCGAGGGGCGGAACCCACTCGCCGACCAGCGCACCGACCGGTTCTCACCGCTCGACGACGAGCGAGCCACTCCCTACCCGGCGCGCACCGAGAACGCGTACCCCTTCGCGTACGAGCAGCTCGGACAGCTCTTCGACCACCCGGCGGCGCCGGATCTCGTGGCGGTGCACACGGCCGCGCACAACTGGGAGGATCACGGCGGTCATCGCGGCGAGCACGGTTCGATCGACGTCGTGCAGGCCCGGGCGCCGTTCGTCCTCGCGGGGGCGGGAGTGCGCCAGCTCGGGATGGTGCCCCGGGCGTGCCGGCTGGTCGACGTGGCACCCACCGTGCTCACGTTGATGGGCGCGCCACTGAGGAGGGGCATCGGTCTGAACGGTGGCGAGCGCGACGATGCGTTGCTCGCCCGCCAGGACGGCGAGCCTCTGGTGGAGCTGATCGACTCCTCGTCGCCGCCGCCCGCGCACGTCGTCGGGTTCCTGCTCGACGGCACCAACGCGAACGTCCTGTACGACCTGGTGGCGAGAGGGGAGGCTCCGAACATCGCCCGGCTGATGGCCATGGGCACCACCCTCGCCCACGGGGCGATGTCGTCGTTGCCCACGGTGACCTTGCCGAACCACACCACGATCCTGACGGGCGCGTATCCGGGGCACCACGGCATCCTCCACAACGCGTGGTGGGACCGCGTCAAGCAGGCCCAGCTCGTCACCAACTCGCCCGCCACCTGGGTCACGGCCATGGACACCCTGGAGCCGGGGGTCGAGACCCTCTACCAGGCCGTCAAGCGAGCGTTCCCGGGGTCGGTGGTGGTCTCGATCAACGAGCCGTGTGACACGGGGGCCGATTACTCGATCTTCGACCTGATGCGCCGGGGAGAGCAGATCGACCGCCCCCCACCGGCGGAGGAGCTGCCCCACACCAGCCAGATGTTCGTGCGGCCGGTGAAGGAGTACCGCTGGTCGTCGCTGATCGACCACACCGCCACGCAGCAGTTCGCCGGCATCTGGAGCGGGCATCACCGCGGGAGGTCGTGGCCGCTGCCTCGGTTCACGTGGGTGAACTTCTCCCTGACCGACGCCGCGTTCCACGAGGGTGGGCCGTACTCGGAGATCGCCGCGGCGAGTCTGCGGGACACCGATGGGCGCATCGGTGAGGTCCTGGCCGCGGTCGAGCGGGCCGGGGTGTTCGACCGCACCGCGTTCTTCCTCGTCGCCGACCACGGGATGGAGGAGACCGACCCGTCCTGCACCGGCAACTGGGCCGGTGCGCTCGCCGAGAGCGGGGTCCCCCATCGCGACGAGGCGTACGGCTTCGTCTACGTGCGTCCGTAG
- the arsA gene encoding arsenical pump-driving ATPase, with translation MNLDSLIGAAGRYVFFTGKGGVGKTSVSSALALALADRGARVLLVSTDPASNLDEVLATPLGSGPRPVNGVDRLWAMNVDPEAAAAAYRERVVGPYRDLLPASAVASIEEQLSGACTVEIAAFDEFTALLTDDELTAGFDHVVFDTAPTGHTLRLLALPAAWTAFIDENTLGTSCIGPLSGLSQQQERYARAVDTLADAATTTLVLVARPDRISLGEAARAARELAELGIADQHLVVNGVFVAGDPADPVAAGLERRGREALEALPSELRPLPRHEVPLVGWNPVGTAGLRALVGGAAPVEVEPAPAVTDLRLVGLADLVADLDAAGHGLVMTMGKGGVGKTTLAAAIAVELARRGHRVELSTTDPAAHLDATVGSHAGVGDLVVHRIDPEVETEAYTAEVLATTGAGLDDRARAVLEEDLRSPCTAEIAVFRAFARTVGSATDRFVVLDTAPTGHTMLLLDAARAYHRELGRQSGAVPSEVSALLDRLRDPTFTHLFVVTLPEPTPVHEAADLQQDLRRAGIEPEAWIVNRSLTVAGSTDPVLVRRARDERRWIAEVHDTLARRVAVVPWAAEPPVGPEELGRLFGAVHAGR, from the coding sequence ATGAACCTCGACTCGCTCATTGGCGCCGCCGGTCGCTACGTGTTCTTCACCGGCAAGGGTGGCGTGGGCAAGACCTCCGTCTCCTCGGCGCTCGCCCTCGCCCTCGCCGACCGCGGCGCCCGGGTGCTGCTCGTGAGCACGGACCCCGCCTCCAACCTCGACGAGGTCCTCGCCACCCCATTGGGGTCCGGGCCCCGCCCGGTGAACGGGGTCGACCGGCTCTGGGCGATGAACGTCGATCCCGAGGCTGCCGCGGCCGCCTACCGGGAGCGGGTCGTCGGCCCCTACCGGGACCTGCTCCCGGCATCTGCCGTGGCGTCGATCGAAGAGCAGCTCTCCGGCGCGTGCACCGTCGAGATAGCGGCGTTCGACGAGTTCACCGCCCTGCTCACCGACGATGAGCTGACCGCCGGTTTCGACCACGTCGTGTTCGACACCGCCCCGACCGGCCACACCCTGCGCCTGTTGGCACTGCCTGCGGCCTGGACGGCCTTCATCGACGAGAACACCCTCGGCACCTCCTGCATCGGACCCCTGTCGGGGCTGTCGCAGCAGCAGGAGCGCTACGCCCGTGCGGTGGACACGTTGGCCGACGCGGCGACCACCACGCTCGTGCTGGTCGCTCGTCCCGACCGGATCTCGCTCGGCGAAGCGGCACGTGCCGCCCGCGAGCTGGCGGAACTGGGGATCGCCGACCAGCACCTCGTCGTCAACGGGGTGTTCGTCGCCGGTGACCCGGCCGACCCCGTGGCCGCCGGGCTCGAGCGAAGGGGCCGGGAGGCGCTCGAAGCGCTCCCGTCCGAGCTGCGGCCACTCCCCAGGCACGAGGTGCCACTCGTCGGGTGGAATCCCGTGGGAACCGCCGGGCTGCGTGCCCTCGTCGGCGGTGCCGCCCCCGTCGAGGTGGAGCCGGCCCCTGCCGTCACGGACCTCCGGCTGGTCGGGCTGGCCGACCTGGTGGCCGATCTCGACGCCGCCGGCCACGGCCTGGTGATGACCATGGGCAAAGGTGGGGTGGGCAAGACCACCTTGGCGGCGGCCATCGCCGTCGAGCTGGCCCGCCGTGGGCACCGGGTGGAGTTGTCCACGACCGATCCGGCCGCCCACCTCGACGCCACCGTCGGCTCGCACGCCGGGGTCGGTGACCTCGTGGTCCATCGCATCGATCCGGAGGTGGAGACCGAGGCCTACACGGCGGAGGTCCTGGCCACGACGGGCGCCGGCCTCGACGACCGGGCACGGGCGGTGCTCGAGGAGGATCTCCGCTCCCCGTGCACCGCCGAGATCGCGGTCTTTCGTGCCTTCGCCCGCACGGTCGGGTCGGCGACCGACCGCTTCGTGGTGCTCGACACCGCCCCGACGGGCCACACCATGCTGCTGCTCGACGCCGCGCGTGCCTACCACCGGGAGCTGGGTCGCCAGAGCGGTGCCGTGCCCTCGGAGGTGTCGGCACTGCTCGACCGGTTGCGGGACCCGACCTTCACCCACCTCTTCGTCGTCACGCTCCCCGAGCCCACCCCCGTGCACGAGGCCGCCGACCTCCAGCAGGACCTGCGTCGGGCCGGCATCGAACCGGAGGCCTGGATCGTGAACCGGAGCCTCACGGTGGCGGGTTCGACCGATCCGGTCCTGGTGCGACGGGCACGCGACGAGCGACGCTGGATCGCGGAGGTGCACGACACGCTCGCCCGGCGGGTCGCCGTCGTGCCGTGGGCGGCCGAGCCACCGGTCGGTCCGGAGGAGTTGGGGCGGCTGTTCGGGGCGGTGCACGCCGGTCGGTGA
- a CDS encoding ABC transporter permease — protein MLKVTIKGLFQHKIRFLLTTIVVILGVSFVVASFTLTSSVRAQFDQLFRDINANIDLTVRAQERFDTGAFGSPGPVPADLLPAVQQVPGVAAAQGSAGGIPAVVIDPRGKAVLPTAGPPLGVSWPTEPPLSQVILTGGAAPAARDEVAFDERLFEASGYQLGDRVTVQTPKGNGTYRLVGTFKFGEANALAGAYLVAFTLPEAQSVFNLEGKYQQIEVQLAPGADSADVEQRIAATLPPGYEVVRTEQVVEESQADLGSIIDVFGSVLLAFAFITLFVSAFLIFNTFLIVVGQRIREMALLRAVGASSTQVAGSVFGEAFVVGLLASVIGVFGGLGLAVALNLILAAGGFGTDETQLIVSPSTIVAAFAVGIGTTLVSSVLPAVWATRIPPVAAMREGFRLSLGSVRLLGTIGGILVAAGAASIAWALLSSPDTLPLFAALGAGALVVFIGVALLSAAFASPVARVLGLPFRRLYKVTGELARQNAAREPSRTAFTAAALMIGLALVSMSFVVGFSLRDSFVSSLRGSVNADWYVRTDSFFGFSPEVAQRLRERPELTAVSALQQGRMQVGDSVKQFSTMDYSVLPELIDLHVVAGAITDDRGLLINADPARELGVSAGDVLTVVFQETGPVQLPVLAVYDDSSIVGNWMVDSATYRDNFTDQTDFMVIAKTASGVSEAEARAAIEAAVADYPQLKVENSEQFIGSQESQVDQLLAVITVFLLLAVIIAVIGIVTTLALSVFERTRELGLLRAVGMLRPQIRRMIRLEAVIVAVFGALLGVLVGVIFGVVLAAAIPQNIISTITVPVGWLVAFVVVAAAFGVIAALYPAARAGRLNVLEAIATE, from the coding sequence ATGCTGAAGGTGACGATCAAGGGCTTGTTCCAGCACAAGATCCGATTCCTCCTCACGACCATCGTGGTGATCCTCGGGGTGTCGTTCGTCGTCGCGTCGTTCACGCTCACCAGCAGCGTGCGGGCGCAGTTCGACCAGCTCTTCCGGGACATCAACGCGAACATCGATCTCACGGTGCGGGCCCAGGAACGCTTCGATACCGGCGCATTCGGCTCCCCAGGACCGGTGCCTGCGGACCTGCTCCCTGCGGTGCAGCAGGTGCCCGGGGTTGCCGCGGCCCAGGGATCGGCCGGCGGCATCCCAGCGGTGGTGATCGACCCGAGGGGCAAAGCCGTCCTTCCGACCGCCGGGCCGCCGCTGGGTGTGAGTTGGCCCACCGAACCACCGCTCTCGCAGGTCATCCTCACCGGCGGAGCTGCCCCGGCGGCCCGGGACGAGGTGGCGTTCGACGAGCGCCTCTTCGAGGCCTCCGGGTATCAGCTGGGGGACAGGGTGACGGTGCAGACCCCGAAGGGAAACGGCACCTACCGGCTCGTCGGCACCTTCAAGTTCGGCGAGGCCAATGCGCTCGCCGGCGCCTACCTGGTGGCGTTCACCCTGCCCGAGGCCCAGTCGGTGTTCAACCTGGAGGGTAAGTACCAGCAGATCGAGGTGCAGCTCGCGCCTGGCGCCGACAGTGCCGACGTGGAGCAGCGGATCGCGGCGACGCTCCCGCCCGGCTACGAGGTGGTGCGCACCGAACAGGTCGTGGAGGAGAGCCAGGCAGATCTGGGGTCGATCATCGACGTGTTCGGTTCCGTGCTGCTCGCTTTCGCGTTCATCACCCTCTTCGTCTCCGCGTTCTTGATCTTCAACACGTTCCTCATCGTGGTGGGGCAGCGGATCAGGGAGATGGCGCTGCTTCGGGCCGTGGGCGCGAGCAGCACCCAGGTGGCGGGCTCGGTGTTCGGTGAGGCCTTCGTCGTCGGTCTGCTGGCATCGGTGATCGGCGTCTTCGGCGGACTGGGTCTGGCGGTGGCGCTCAACCTCATCCTGGCCGCGGGTGGGTTCGGTACCGACGAGACCCAGCTGATCGTCTCGCCGAGCACGATCGTCGCGGCCTTCGCGGTCGGCATCGGCACCACGCTCGTGTCCTCGGTCTTGCCGGCAGTGTGGGCGACGCGCATCCCACCGGTCGCGGCGATGCGCGAAGGGTTCCGGCTCTCCCTGGGGTCGGTGCGGCTGCTCGGGACCATCGGCGGCATCCTGGTGGCCGCCGGTGCGGCGTCGATCGCGTGGGCGCTGCTCAGCTCACCGGACACGCTGCCGCTCTTCGCCGCCCTCGGAGCCGGTGCGCTGGTGGTCTTCATCGGCGTGGCCCTGCTCAGCGCGGCGTTCGCCAGCCCGGTGGCTCGGGTGCTGGGGCTGCCGTTCCGCCGCCTCTACAAGGTCACCGGCGAGCTGGCCCGCCAGAACGCGGCTCGCGAGCCGAGCCGGACCGCGTTCACGGCCGCGGCACTCATGATCGGGCTGGCGCTGGTGTCGATGTCGTTCGTGGTGGGCTTCTCGTTGCGGGACTCGTTCGTGTCGTCGCTGCGGGGGAGTGTCAACGCCGATTGGTACGTGCGGACGGACTCGTTCTTCGGGTTCTCCCCGGAGGTGGCACAGCGGCTGCGCGAGCGACCCGAGCTGACCGCGGTCAGCGCGCTCCAGCAGGGCCGCATGCAGGTCGGTGACTCGGTGAAGCAGTTCAGCACCATGGACTACTCGGTGCTGCCGGAGCTCATCGATCTCCACGTCGTGGCGGGAGCGATCACGGACGACCGGGGTCTGCTCATCAACGCTGATCCCGCTCGTGAGCTCGGCGTGTCGGCAGGTGACGTGCTGACGGTCGTCTTCCAGGAGACCGGTCCCGTGCAGCTCCCGGTGTTGGCGGTCTACGACGACTCGAGCATCGTCGGCAACTGGATGGTCGACTCGGCCACCTATCGCGACAACTTCACCGACCAGACGGATTTCATGGTGATCGCCAAGACCGCATCCGGTGTCAGCGAGGCGGAGGCCCGGGCGGCCATCGAAGCGGCCGTTGCCGACTACCCGCAGCTCAAGGTCGAGAACAGCGAGCAGTTCATCGGCAGCCAGGAGTCACAGGTGGACCAGCTCCTGGCGGTCATCACGGTGTTCCTGCTGCTGGCCGTGATCATCGCGGTGATCGGCATCGTCACCACCCTGGCGCTGTCGGTGTTCGAGCGCACCCGGGAGCTGGGCCTGCTGCGGGCGGTCGGCATGCTGCGCCCGCAGATCCGCCGGATGATCCGCCTGGAGGCGGTGATCGTGGCCGTGTTCGGGGCGTTGCTGGGCGTGCTGGTGGGGGTGATCTTCGGGGTGGTGCTGGCCGCGGCCATCCCCCAGAACATCATCAGCACCATCACCGTGCCCGTCGGCTGGCTGGTGGCGTTCGTGGTGGTGGCGGCGGCGTTCGGGGTGATCGCCGCGCTCTACCCCGCGGCCCGGGCCGGTCGCCTGAACGTCCTCGAGGCGATCGCCACGGAATAG